In Rhodothermales bacterium, the genomic window GCGAACAACACGAACCTCTCTGGTATTGGAGCTCTGGTCTTGGAGCTCTTGCAGGCCCGAGAAAGGTTCGCTCTTCTCTTGCGCTTCAAGGCTGCCCTACCCAGGAGTCCGAAACGCGCTGGATTAAGAGGGTTGTATGCCCCCTTAGCTTTCCAATGATGATATGTCTCAGAGGCTACCCGCCGGGGGGCGGAGCGTAAGGCACGCAGAATACGAGACACGAGTCTGGACTGACGCCGTTGTCTCCGCATGTATTCCGGCTCAAAATCGAGCGCCCCCTGACTCCCTAGAATCCGACTCAAAAAGACCTCTAGTTCGTCGCTCAATCTAGAGAAGACATCCTCTGGCCCCCTTGACTGAGGCCGATATATGAGCCCCGAATTCATTTCCTGAAGAAAGAGCACAGGTATAGGCGTCCAGGTGTGGAACCGGTATACGGGGATCTCCAAGTAGCGACAAATCTCATACGCTAAGTATTGCGCGTGTGAATGCGGGGCTTCAGCCATAACCAGCGCCTCCGGGGACTGTGACCGGATCCAGGAAGAAAGGTTGATCGCGAGGACGTTGAACTGAACCTCACGGTCAAGACGGCCGAAGAGGCCGGTTTCGTCTAGTCGGTCCATCATCTTCAGACACCTGTCTTTGGCTCTCAGGTAGTGCGGCGAAGTCAGGAAACCCTGATCGGGGTCCGGGACCGGGCTGTTTGTCAACTCCATCGGGCGATGGACGACGTGCAGCATCCGAGCGACCGCGTCGCGGCCGAAGAATTCGCAGGCCGAGTGATAATGTCGGTCGTCGCCAATCCACACTACTGGACGCGCGATCCCGCGTTCGTACAGCGTTTTCGCCACCCGCAGCCAGTGCTCGGATCCCGTCATGAAAAAAGCGTAGCGCCTCAAGTCACAGTCCCCCGACCCGAAAGCGGAACTCTGGGTTCACACAGGTCCTAGTCAATTAACGTTATGAACTGATCAGCCATCGAAGCCGCGGAGAACGAGCCGCGGACGAACCGCCGCCCCGCATCGCCGATGCGCACTCTGTCGCGCCGTGACGCCCCGAGTATGTTACCAATTGCCGTCGCCAGAGCTTCTCGATCCCCGGAAGGAAAAGTGGATCCGAATCGATCGTCTGGCACGATAATGGAATTGTCGCCCACGTCCGAGCAAACAACAGGTGCCCCACATGACATTGCCTCCAAGAGTACGTTCGGAAATCCTTCCCAAAGAGAAGGAAGCACGACCACGTCCGCCGCGGAGTATAGGGTCGGCATGTCGCTCCTCGGTCCGAGAAACAAGAATTTCTCCTCTGCTCCCGCCCGTTTAATCACCGCCTTTAGAGACGTCACGATCGCATCGTCAAGCAGATTGCCCGCGAATCCCACCTTCCAAGCCCACCGCCCTGGTGGGAGTTCAAGACAGGCATCAACAAGCAATCGGTGATTCTTTTGTCGTTGAATCCGACCAGGGAGCAACACGAACAGTTCTGACTGCGCAATGCCGAGGTCGGCGCGCAATTGGTCAATCGCGCCTTGGTCCGCACGCTGAAAGTGCACTGAGTCCAAACCGTTTCTGATAAGCTTGACTCTTGACTCCGGAACGCCGCCTGAGACCAGTTGAGTTGCCGACTGCCGGGAGTTCACGACGACGTAGTCCGAGAGGCGCCAGAGCAGGCGCTCCAGACGCATTTCCGCCGACTCGGGGAAGTAGTTCGAGTTCCTCACCGACGTTATCACTATTGGCACTCTGGCTAGTCGTCCGACCAAACGCGCGTAAAAGCATGGGGTCGATAAGAACGCGATCACCGCCCTTGGTTGCAGCAAGCGAAACAGCTTAAACAGCCCAACCATATATCCCAGCCCCAGCTTACCTCTGCGACGGACGAACCTCAAGGCAACTCTTCGTGAGAGCGTTGCCGACAACTGGTCCCCCGGGGAGTAAGTCACTAAGGTGACCTCAAACCCGCGGTCGGCCAGCTCGTTGGCAAGCATCACAATTTGCCTCTGAGCGCCTCCGGCCAAGAGAGAATCGATGGCTAGCACCAATCGAGTAGGTATCGGTCGCCAATTTCGAAACATGCGGGACTGCAGTCAGCGAGTACTCGGCCTAGAGACCTGGTTAACCAGGTCGATGAGAGCGCGCGCCGCTGCTTCCAGACCAAAGAGAGACCGGGCCGTCTGGCGAGCGGCACATGACAGTCGAGCCCTTTGTTGGGGATTGTCAACCAGTGAGTCAATTGCGGCCGCAAGTGCTCTCGGGTTTCGCGCTTCGGCAATCAATCCGTTCTCACCATTCTGGATCACGTCTGGCACGTTCCCCACGGGGGTGACAACGACCGGCAGCCCAGAAGCCATGGCCTCGATCATCGAGTTCGGCAGCCCTTCAACCCAAGACGGCAGCACAAACACATCTGCCCACGCGTACTCATCGAGGAGTTCTTCGGCGCTCTTCCAGCCCGCCAGCACCACCTCTCCACCCAAGCCGAGTTTCTCGATCAATTTGGTAAGCTCTCTGCGAGCATCTCCATCACCAACCAACCGAGTGACTACGGGATAATCGGCCTCTCTCGTCGCCAACGCGTTAACGAGGTCAAATACTCCCTTCTCCCGCTTGAGCCACCCGACGAACAGCAGCCGCACAGGCCCTGTTTCCGAGGAGTTATATGCGATCGAGAGGTGCTTCGGCGTGGCAGACCAATTCCGTACGATGGGCGCATCTCCTTGCAGACGCCCGACACCGTGGACCATCAATCGCTGCCAGGATTCGCCCTGACAAAGCACCTTTGTTGGTATCTTCAACGCGACTCGAACCCAGAACGAAAGAGCCGCACGCTCGCGGTAGCGCCTCAGGATTCCACCGCCACGGGGAAATAGCAGCACGGGTCGTCGCAGCATACGTGCCATGAACGACATGAGGCTTTTCTCCGCAAGACTGGGACCGGAACCACAGAAAATCAGCACCGTGTCGGGTCGGTGCAGGAACAGTTTGACGATAAACTCGACGATTCGGCGCGACGCATCGAGTGCTCTACGAGTCACCCCGGGTGGAGGAACCGAGCGCTGCGTGCTGTCCAGGAGAACGAGCTCGAGATCCTTCTCGAGCGACGATTGCAAGAGCAAGCGGCAACTAGTGAGCACCCCTCCATGGACCCCCTCGGCGGATTCACCGGGGAAGGCACCCACAAACAAGAGCCTCAGGCGCCTACGGTTGTCCATATCTCGGACATGGCGGGTTTTGCCCGGAGTCCATCAGTCTCAGACTCCCCTGTTGGCCTTCGCTTGCACTAGCTCTAGGACCGCTGCAATGACTCGGTCTTGATTCCCTTCTGTCATGCTAGAACCGGACGGCAAGCATACACCAGCTCGAAATAGGGTCTCCGAAACAATTCCTCCAACCTTTGGAGCGTCCTTCAGGTAAGGCTGCAGGTGCATGGGTTTCCAAAGCGGCCGGGCCTCGATGTTGCGGTCCGCAAGAGCCGTGATTATTTCGGCACTCGTCGCGCCGCAGGCGTCGGAGTCTACAGTCATGCATGACAGCCATCGAGTTGAGCGCCCCCAAGTTGCCTCTGTTTGAAGGTCCAAGCCGGGGATGGTACTAAACGCGCTCTTGTAACGGTCGAACACGCGTTGCCTGGCCCGAACCCGGGAGTCAAGCACTGTGAGCTGACCTCGACCGATTCCCGCCAACACATTCGACAGCCTGTAATTGTAACCCAGCTCCTTGTGCTCATAATGCGGGGCGGGCTCGCGGGATTGAGTGGCGACCTTCTTAACGTGTCTGGCAAGGTGCTCGTCCTCCGTAACAAGCATTCCTCCTCCCGAAGTCGTAATAATCTTGTTGCCATTAAACGAATAGACCCCTGCAGACCCGAATACTCCTGGACTTCGGCCCTTGTATGTGGCGCCGAGGGCTTCAGCGGCATCCTCAATCAGAGCGACACCATATCGGTCGCAGAGTTGGCATATTGGATCCAAGTCTGCTGCCTGGCCATAGAGGTGGACAGCGACAAGCGCCTTCGGGAGCCGTCCTCGTCGCGCCCTCATCCTAAGTGCATCCTCGACCAAGTTCGGATCGAGGTTCCACGACTCGTATTCGCTGTCGATCAGCACGGGCACGCCGCGCTCGTACAGAATCGGATTCACGCTGGCACAGAATGTCAACGTCGAGACCAATACCTCATCCCCGACGCCGACTCCAACTTCCCGCAATGCTAAGTGCAGTGCAGCGGTACCAGACGAAAGTGCCACCGCGAAAGTCGCACCGACTCGATCGGCGAACTCATTTTCAAATGCGTCAACGTGCGGTCCGACAGGTGCGATCCAGTTCGTCTCGAACGCCTCGAGGACGTGACTCAGTTCCCTCTGCCCCATGTGTGGCGGAGAGAGTAAAATCCTCTCAGGCATATAAAGCGCGGTTCATTGCGTTCGAACGGAAGTATTCAGCTAAATGGAGAAGATTCAGCCCACAGGGCCGCCACCCAGAATGGCGCGCCAGTGCTCGAGACCCACTTCGACGTCGACAGCACTCGCCTGACAAATTTCGAAGGCATCAGTGTAAGCGCTATCCAAAAGAGGTCTCCTGCGAATGTAATGCTTTCGGCGTACAGACGGGCTAGGCGGACCTTCTCTGGGAAGATCACAGAGTCGTTATACCCTATCGGGTCGGCTTGTTGAGAAAGCAGAAGTTCCTCGTTCCTGAATACCACAGCACCGGGACCCGTAATCCCCGGGCGCAGCTGGGTCAGTCGGTCCGAGTCAGGCAGTTCATCCCAGTATCCCGGAACGTCTGGGCGATGGCCAACGAGGGACATGGACCCGTTCAAGACATTGAGCAACTGAGGGAGCTCGTCAAGCTTCGAACGACGCAGGAGGCGTCCCCAAGGAGTAATCCGCGAGTCGGCCCGTGTTGTAATTGTCACCGTCGAGACAGGGTCGACTCTCATGGTGCGGAGCTTTATCACCCAGAATCTAGATTTGCACTTTCCGACCCGCTCTTGCCGGAACAGCACAGGCCGCCCCTGAACTCCAAGCGATATCGCGGCGACAACAACTAAAATTGGCACCAGTACCACTAGTGCTGCCAGGGAGGATGCTAGGTCGAAAAGCCGTTTTCCGCGCCGCTGATAAAAAGAGGTGGGGGCGCTTTTCACGCGGGGTCGACCACTGGCGTACTTCGGGGAGCGGACACGGGAGCTCTTCGACAACCCGGAGTTCGCCGTCTAGACAATGGACTTGATGTGCCTGACATCTTCAGATGACAACTCTGACTTCCACCGTCCAACACTGCTAGTGGAGACAGTTGTCGCGATTTCTTCAAGTCGACGCTGTGACACCGACTCGCCCAAGAACTCCGTTATGATACCCAGCCATCGCACCGGGTCGACCACGAAGTCCTCGTACTGAACAGTGACACTTCTTCCGGAATCTAGCAAAGCAAGGTCTCGCCTCGCTGCCTGAACGCAGGCCCTCCACTGGAGCGCACAAACGGCGGCCAATGGTTGTTCTTCCAGCGCTAGGTCCATTCCCGGGAATCTCGGGCCCCATGAACTAAGCCGAGACTTGCCGCCAAAGACCTTGCTACATCTGTTCATGAGGTATCTGGATCCGTAGTACGGAACATCGGCCGCCGGGACAAACCGAGCCTTTCTCGCTAGGTATCTCCAGTCGACCGGAGCACTCCAGCGCTTGAGCGCAGAGTTCACCACATCCATACCATTGCGTTCGATGCAGACGAACCTAGCGTTAGGAAGTACCTCATCGACAAAAGGAACTCTCAGGCTGTTCGCGCACGTTTTTTCGACCACTGCGAACCAATTGGCTTGCTGTCGCAATTGCTCAAACCGTCCAACTATGTACTTCTTTACTTCCGGCCGAGCGTGATGTCTGCGGAGTTCATCGGTCGGGTGCGATGCATTTCCATGGCGCCAAATGTAGTTGATTTCATCGCAGGGCCAAGTGCCTACATTTGATGCGGCTCGCGTGACAGCATCCCGAAGCATGTTCGTACCTGACCTGCCAGCCCCGATAATGACGACAGGGTTTGGGGTCGTTCGTTGCCGCTTGGTCATGCGTGTGCCATTTCCAGGAGTGCGTGTTCTATCGATTTTGCTTGATGGTCTAGCGTGTAGTGATCCAGGTACGCCTTACGAGCCCGGCTTCCAAACAAACCACGCTCCCGGGGGCTTAGGCTCGCAAATCGTTGAATTTCCGCGGCCATGGATACGGAGTCTTCCGGCGGGCACGAAAATCCGCATTCGTGACTCAGAACGACCTGCGCCGCGGCACCTTGAAACGCGCAGACGCTTGGTTTACCGCACGCCATGTAGGCTATGACTTTCGACGGCATCTGCAAGCGAAAAATCGGACGATCTATTAGATGTACAACCATAAGGTCTGCGAGTGCGATGAAGTGGCGAATTTGGTCCATAGGTTGCCGGTCGATGAAGACGACGTTGTCCAATCCAGCTTCCGATGCAAGCCCCACCAGCCTCTCGCGTTCGGTCCCGTCACCGACAAGAACGAACTGAACGTTGGCGTTGCCCCGAAGTACAGCCCCCGCCCTTAGAACGGTGTCGAGGCCTTGGGCGGAACCCATATTGCCAGCATACATCGCAACGAATTTGTCATGTTCGATCCCGTGCTTTCTAGCAAGCTGAAGGTCGGGTTGCTCCGGACGAAACAGCCCCTCGTCCGCCCATTCTATAACAACTCTAGTTTTGTCTCGGGGAATTCCGCCTTTGAGTGTCAACGATTCAAACCCGGGAGAGTCCAGACAAACCAAATCCGCCGCTCGAAGGAGTGTCTTCTCACCAGCTGCCACCCAATCGCACAGTAGGTTATCAAACCCGAGAGCACGCAAGTTCTCTGCCCAGATGTCGGTTATCCAGAACGCGAGAGGCGCGTTAGTCAAAAAGCGGATGAGGAATGCCGGCAAACCAAGCGTTGTCGGCGCCAGATAACAGAAGAGGGCGTCGGGACGGAAGCGCAAGGCGAAAAACGTTCCGAGAAACGTAACCGACATGGCAAAGGAGAGATAATTTGCCAAGCGACCAACGGGGGAATGACCGTGGTAGGGAAACAAGGGAAGGCGTACGATCTCCGCGCCCAAATGCGACTCCTTTGAGACAGGGCGAAGTCGATACCCGGGGTAAAACCTCCCTCTTGGATGATTCGGGATTCCGGTGATAACCATCACCTCGTGTCCCGATGATGCGAGCTTCCCGGCGAGTGCGGCGATATTGTTGGGGGCTGTCCGCTGCTCAGGCCAAAAAAACTGGGAAACGATCAGGATTTTCATAAGTGGCCTGTTTGGCTCGAGCAATGCGCATCATTCTGAGCCTACCATTGACCAGCCCGCAGACTAGTCGTCGCTTCTCATTTTTCGAGAAGGTCCCAAGTCAACGCGGTGCCACGGGACGCATCCTTTGCCAGAGGCAGGCCTGAGATAACTCTAAGGTACTTTGGTGCAAGGCCGTGACCGGGCCTTACGATCCTCACGTTGTGTGGCCCAAGGGTCTCACCGCTTTTTACATCCTGAGACAAGTATAGCGAACGGCGGAAGACACGACTACCCTGCTCGGACTCAGTTGGGCCGTATGTCGGAGATCCCAAGGATCGCCAGGCCCGAGCAGTCTCAAGAACGAGAGCCTGCAATTCCCTGGGCTCCAGTGAAAAGGCTGAGTCTACTCCACCATCCGACCTTTTTAGAGTGAAGTGCTTCTCGATGACAGTCGCACCATGTGCCACCGCGGCAACCGGTACTCCGATGCCAGGTGTGTGATCAGAAAGCCCAACCTGACAGTCGAACATATCTGCGAGGTGGGGAATGGTAGTTACGTTACTATTCGACGCATCTGCGGGGTAGGCGCTCGTACATTTCAACAATATCAGATCTTTGCAGCCGGCTGCCCGAAGAGCTCTGACGGATTCGTCCAGTTCAGCGAGCGTAGCCATGCCCGTTGACATTATCACCGGCTTCCCCGTCGACGCTACAGCCTCCAAGAGCGGCAAGTGATTGCTCTCAAATGAAGCTATCTTGTAGGCAGGAGAGCCGAGATCCTCAAGGAAATTTACGGCAGCAAGATCGAACGGTGTGCTAAAACACAGCATCCCGAGCTCTGCGCTTCTAGCGAATATTTGGGGATGCCAATCCCAGGGCGTTTGTGCCTCCTGGTACAGCTCATAGAGGCTCCTTCCTTGCCAAGGATTATCCGCATCATCCAAAAAAAAGTCGCCGTCAGCCACATCTAGAGTAAGACTGTCTGGGGTGTAGGTCTGCAACTTCAGAGCGTGCGCCCCAGCTACCGCGGCTGCCTCGACGAGCAGTAAGGCACGCTCCAAGGAACCGTTGTGATTACCCGACATCTCGGCTATGATCAACGGCTCTTCTGTCGGCCCTACGCGGCGGCCTCCAATACGGATTGCGCTCGCCTTACCCATCCACACTACCCTCCTTCCTAATTTCGAGAATGTATTTGTGACCGTTCAGGTAAAAGAAAGCCGGGTATCGTTCGTTGTCGACGATGCGCAGCAAATTGAACTGTTCTGCCAGGGACTTTCTTGGATCTAACTGACTGTCAACCGGCCGTCGCCTTCCATAGAAGGTCGGCTCTCCCGTTTGTGCCTGCCCCGCTGCCACCAAGCTGGCATGGTTTTCGAGAAACTCCTGACAAAGTCGGCAAACCGTTGAGCCCAACAGCTCTCGGAGTTCCGGGAGGAGTTCATGACCTTCCAACTGGATGGCATCCTGCAGGTAAATTCTGCCGCTATCTAGTTCTTCCTCTGCTTCAAATAGTGTCACCGGTATAGTGTTGACGCCTTCTAGCACCTGCCAAGTCATTGGGGACATGCCTCGCCCTTGCGGTAGTGCGCTTGCGTGGACAACCAAATTGTGCTTGTGCTTGGCAAGGGTAGGCCCGTCGATGATCTCCAGGCAGCTGAGGACGAAGCAAAAGTCTCCGTCCTCGATCTGGGATGCCTTGTGTAGCCATCGGACTTCGTTGTCAGATTGCCACGAGCGGACCAAGGACGGAATCCACTTGTTCATCCAAGTGGAGGGACTCGAGACGATCGTGATTCGCGCCATCTAGGAGACCTTTGACTGGATAAAGCTTAGCATTTCCCGAGCAACCCGCGCGGTTCCTTGGCCGTCTACAAGGCTCGCTCCGGCTCTCACGGCGCCTGCCTCCAATACTGGCCCCGAGAGCGCATCGGCCAGAGCCGCCCGAATTTTCGAGTCTTGAACCGATTTGGACGCACCGAGATATTTGATGTATCCGTCCCGAGCAAGGTGCTGACAAAACCTGACCTGATTGTCCGCAACGCTTATTACCAAGGAAGGTAGGCTCACGCATAACCGCTCCCAGGTTGTGGAACCGCCTGCGCCTATGGCAAAGTCTGCTCGAGCCATGAGTTCTGCCATCTTTGGAGTCTGTACAAAAAGCGCCAGGCGGGCAGACTGAATCACCAACTCCTCTACGAGGGGGATGTGAGGGTTGTTCTGACCTACGACCACGTCGATCTCTAAACTGCTAAACATCGGCTTCGACAGAATTCTTAGGCAGCGGGACGTGAGGTTCTCGACGTCAGATCCTCCAAACGACACTAGGAGCCGGCTTCTCCCACGACGTTTCTCGTTTGCGTTGCCTCTGTGTCGACGAAACTCGGGCCTGAGAAGTGCATAGGCGGGCCCAACCAAGAGATCGCACCGGGACGGCGTAAGCCGCTTGTAAGGGTGCCGTCCTTTCGACCAGTAGTTCTGATCCAAGAGCAGATCACAGCCATAACTGCGGTCTGCGAGGTCGTCAATCGTCATCACCGGGAAGTGTCGAGCAACGGCAGTCTCCCATTCATGCGCGACACCGTAGTGGTCAACTAGCACTAGGTTCGGTCCCGTCTCGCGCGCAACCGCAACTGTGTCAACGGCATCCTCAACCTGGGAGGCTCCAAGCCAATTGCTGTAGGCCGCCCTAGGCGTGGATGGCTCCCGCCTCAACTCGCCTCGGGCCGGAGGCAACCGATCCAGGGCAAACCCCGCCTTCTCTACGAGGTGTCCTAGGTGTCCTGGATGAAGGCGAGAAACGAATCGAACAACGACGTCCAATTCGCGCAGTCCCTCAGCGAGGGCCAAACAGCGCTGGATGTGCCCAGAACCGATGACGGAAGAGGAATCTACCCTGATAAGGACCTGTTTCGACCCCAAGACCTTTCGCTTCTGTGGCGGATGCTAGCGTCGTTCGGATGCGTCCGAACATAGCCACGAGCGCGATGATGTGCCGCAACCAAGGTCACGCCGCGAGGTGTCTCAGTCTGCGACCGGCCTCGCGTTCGCGACCCACCAGATCTTCCGGAATTGAATCCGACATCCGCGGCGAAATTCCAGCCGCTACCCGGGAAATAGGTACCGATCCATATAAAGAAACAGCAGCGTACTAGCCGTGCTAATCCACAACAGGAAAAACACAACCAGCATCGCCAGTTTCATCGCCTCACCCTTCGGTGTCCTCACCGAACGAGGCATCGACTGCGCTACCGGAACGGCTCGCGCAAACCCATCACCGCTCACCTGCGGCATCTGACCAAGATTCGGACTCACGACAGGCTCCGCCAAAAACGCATCGCTTCGGGAGCCTTGCCCATCTCCGGAGGGCGCAACAGGCCAAAGAACCTGGCTGGGGGCGCCGTCGGACGTCATCTGTGAAAACTGCACCGGGGCATGATCTCTCCGAGCGGTTGGTATCGTTCCTCGCATGGGCGTGGGGTGCGGGGGGCGGGCCGGTGCAACAGTGACTTACAGAAAGAGGGTACGCGGCAAAGCAGAGAATTCGTGTAGACACCGAAGCGGTTTTTCGTTTTTGTCGATGGGCTCCCGGCCGATACACGAAGGGCACAGCTACCCCATGCCCTCATGCGCACTCTCCTGGCCCTTTTCGCCGCTGTTCTCCTCGCCTCGCCTGTCCAGGCCCAACTCGAAGACTGGGAATTCTCCCGTCGCAACACGGCCGCGTACTACAACTATGCTGAGCAGGGTGATGTCACCGTGCACGCCTCAGTTTGGGGCGCCGTGCGCTACCCGGGCCTCTACGAGGTTCCTGTCGGCACGGCAATGTCCGAGCTTCTTTCGATCGCCGGCGGCCCCAGTGTCGGAGAGCGTGTTCGACGCGCCAAACGCACGGTGACCATCAAGCTCTACCGGGACTCCGGCGCCGGCCGCCAGGTCATCTACGAGCAGAAGGCCAAGAACACGGTGGATGCCGGAGGCCGCGACATTCAGATCATGGAGGGCGATGTGCTCGCGATTGAATCTGTGGTCAAGCAGGGGCTGTCCTGGCGCGACATGTTCAGCGTGATCGCCGCCTTTGCCAGCGTCGCCCTGGCCATCGAGCGCATCACCGGATCATAGTCAGCCGCAGCCTGACCCCTGATTCTCCCGTCCATCGCGTATCTTGGAGGACGAGGTCGATTCCTCTATCCTTTGTAGATCATTGAGAAGCACCAGGGGCGCCCCAGGATTATTGTCGGCGGCTTTGGGACCTGGATGGACTTTAGGCGACTTGCTGACTGGTTTCTGGGCGTCCGCAACCGGCATGTGCTGGTAGCGGACATCGAATTTTCCCTCCTCGCGGCTGCGGCTGCCCTGCTGGTCAGAACCGAGTCCTGGAGCTCGCTTGCGCAGTTTTGGGACTCGCTGTTGGTCGTTGCTATTTGCTTCACGACCATCAGGGTGGCGGTCTTCTTCCGCTTTAAGCTGTATCACCGGCTCTGGCGGTATGCGTCTATTGATGAGCTTGCACGGCTGGGACTGGGAGCATTTGTTGCGCTGGTTCTCCAGCTTGTGGTGTTCTTCTTGATCTTGCGGCCTTTGGGCTTCGTCGAAGCCGGATTCCCACGATCGGTACCGTTCATTGAGGCCCTGATCGCCCTGCCGCTGGTTTCCCTTCCTCGCTTGGGTCCCCGCATGGCGCAGCGCATCGACGAGCGAATGAACCGCGGCGGTCGGGCCAAGCGGGTTGTTGTGGCCGGAGCGGGAGAGGCAGGGGTCATGATTGTCCGCGAGATGCAGTCCAACCCTGGCCTGGGGCTAGCTCCAGTCGCATTCGTCGACGACTCTCCCGGCAAGCAGGGTCTTCGCATCCGCGGAATTGAAGTGCTGGGCACTACCTGCGAGCTAGGTGAGGTAGCTAAGCAAAACGGCGCTCAAACCATCGTCGTCGCCATGCCAACGGCAACCGGCAAGGTTATCCGCCACATCTCCAGCACAGCAGCCGAGGCGGGCCTTGAGGTCAATGTCGTACCCGGCATTTTCGAGTTGCTGGATGGCTCAGTCCGGGTCAATCAGCTTCGCCCAATTCAGGTGGAGGACTTGTTGAGGCGCGCGCCGGTTTCCCACCATCCCGACCGCATCCGAGGACTGATCGGCGGGCGCCGTGTCCTGGTGACCGGGGCAGGAGGATCGATCGGCTCCGAGCTTGTGCGCCAAATTGCACGGTTCGAACCATCCGAACTCGTCCTCGTCGGCCACGGCGAAAACTCAATCTTCGGTATCGAGCAGGAGATCCTCACTGGCACTACCACCGAAACTCGGATCAAGCCGGTGATCGCCAACGTGCGTGACTCTGCCAGACTGGACCGGTTGTTCTACCGCCATCGGCCCGAAGTGGTGTTCCATGCTGCGGCGCACAAGCACGTCCCTCTCATGGAGGGCAACCCGGAAGAGGCCGTCACCAACAACATACTGGGCACCAGAAACCTGCTGGATGCGGCCACCAAATATGGCGTGCACGCTTTCGT contains:
- the pseG gene encoding UDP-2,4-diacetamido-2,4,6-trideoxy-beta-L-altropyranose hydrolase — its product is MGSKQVLIRVDSSSVIGSGHIQRCLALAEGLRELDVVVRFVSRLHPGHLGHLVEKAGFALDRLPPARGELRREPSTPRAAYSNWLGASQVEDAVDTVAVARETGPNLVLVDHYGVAHEWETAVARHFPVMTIDDLADRSYGCDLLLDQNYWSKGRHPYKRLTPSRCDLLVGPAYALLRPEFRRHRGNANEKRRGRSRLLVSFGGSDVENLTSRCLRILSKPMFSSLEIDVVVGQNNPHIPLVEELVIQSARLALFVQTPKMAELMARADFAIGAGGSTTWERLCVSLPSLVISVADNQVRFCQHLARDGYIKYLGASKSVQDSKIRAALADALSGPVLEAGAVRAGASLVDGQGTARVAREMLSFIQSKVS
- the pseI gene encoding pseudaminic acid synthase, yielding MIIAEMSGNHNGSLERALLLVEAAAVAGAHALKLQTYTPDSLTLDVADGDFFLDDADNPWQGRSLYELYQEAQTPWDWHPQIFARSAELGMLCFSTPFDLAAVNFLEDLGSPAYKIASFESNHLPLLEAVASTGKPVIMSTGMATLAELDESVRALRAAGCKDLILLKCTSAYPADASNSNVTTIPHLADMFDCQVGLSDHTPGIGVPVAAVAHGATVIEKHFTLKRSDGGVDSAFSLEPRELQALVLETARAWRSLGSPTYGPTESEQGSRVFRRSLYLSQDVKSGETLGPHNVRIVRPGHGLAPKYLRVISGLPLAKDASRGTALTWDLLEK
- a CDS encoding glycosyltransferase family 4 protein → MKILIVSQFFWPEQRTAPNNIAALAGKLASSGHEVMVITGIPNHPRGRFYPGYRLRPVSKESHLGAEIVRLPLFPYHGHSPVGRLANYLSFAMSVTFLGTFFALRFRPDALFCYLAPTTLGLPAFLIRFLTNAPLAFWITDIWAENLRALGFDNLLCDWVAAGEKTLLRAADLVCLDSPGFESLTLKGGIPRDKTRVVIEWADEGLFRPEQPDLQLARKHGIEHDKFVAMYAGNMGSAQGLDTVLRAGAVLRGNANVQFVLVGDGTERERLVGLASEAGLDNVVFIDRQPMDQIRHFIALADLMVVHLIDRPIFRLQMPSKVIAYMACGKPSVCAFQGAAAQVVLSHECGFSCPPEDSVSMAAEIQRFASLSPRERGLFGSRARKAYLDHYTLDHQAKSIEHALLEMAHA
- a CDS encoding sugar transferase, which produces MKSAPTSFYQRRGKRLFDLASSLAALVVLVPILVVVAAISLGVQGRPVLFRQERVGKCKSRFWVIKLRTMRVDPVSTVTITTRADSRITPWGRLLRRSKLDELPQLLNVLNGSMSLVGHRPDVPGYWDELPDSDRLTQLRPGITGPGAVVFRNEELLLSQQADPIGYNDSVIFPEKVRLARLYAESITFAGDLFWIALTLMPSKFVRRVLSTSKWVSSTGAPFWVAALWAESSPFS
- a CDS encoding glycosyltransferase: MLAIDSLLAGGAQRQIVMLANELADRGFEVTLVTYSPGDQLSATLSRRVALRFVRRRGKLGLGYMVGLFKLFRLLQPRAVIAFLSTPCFYARLVGRLARVPIVITSVRNSNYFPESAEMRLERLLWRLSDYVVVNSRQSATQLVSGGVPESRVKLIRNGLDSVHFQRADQGAIDQLRADLGIAQSELFVLLPGRIQRQKNHRLLVDACLELPPGRWAWKVGFAGNLLDDAIVTSLKAVIKRAGAEEKFLFLGPRSDMPTLYSAADVVVLPSLWEGFPNVLLEAMSCGAPVVCSDVGDNSIIVPDDRFGSTFPSGDREALATAIGNILGASRRDRVRIGDAGRRFVRGSFSAASMADQFITLID
- a CDS encoding glycosyltransferase family 4 protein: MLLQSSLEKDLELVLLDSTQRSVPPPGVTRRALDASRRIVEFIVKLFLHRPDTVLIFCGSGPSLAEKSLMSFMARMLRRPVLLFPRGGGILRRYRERAALSFWVRVALKIPTKVLCQGESWQRLMVHGVGRLQGDAPIVRNWSATPKHLSIAYNSSETGPVRLLFVGWLKREKGVFDLVNALATREADYPVVTRLVGDGDARRELTKLIEKLGLGGEVVLAGWKSAEELLDEYAWADVFVLPSWVEGLPNSMIEAMASGLPVVVTPVGNVPDVIQNGENGLIAEARNPRALAAAIDSLVDNPQQRARLSCAARQTARSLFGLEAAARALIDLVNQVSRPSTR
- a CDS encoding DegT/DnrJ/EryC1/StrS family aminotransferase, yielding MPERILLSPPHMGQRELSHVLEAFETNWIAPVGPHVDAFENEFADRVGATFAVALSSGTAALHLALREVGVGVGDEVLVSTLTFCASVNPILYERGVPVLIDSEYESWNLDPNLVEDALRMRARRGRLPKALVAVHLYGQAADLDPICQLCDRYGVALIEDAAEALGATYKGRSPGVFGSAGVYSFNGNKIITTSGGGMLVTEDEHLARHVKKVATQSREPAPHYEHKELGYNYRLSNVLAGIGRGQLTVLDSRVRARQRVFDRYKSAFSTIPGLDLQTEATWGRSTRWLSCMTVDSDACGATSAEIITALADRNIEARPLWKPMHLQPYLKDAPKVGGIVSETLFRAGVCLPSGSSMTEGNQDRVIAAVLELVQAKANRGV
- a CDS encoding sulfotransferase — protein: MTKRQRTTPNPVVIIGAGRSGTNMLRDAVTRAASNVGTWPCDEINYIWRHGNASHPTDELRRHHARPEVKKYIVGRFEQLRQQANWFAVVEKTCANSLRVPFVDEVLPNARFVCIERNGMDVVNSALKRWSAPVDWRYLARKARFVPAADVPYYGSRYLMNRCSKVFGGKSRLSSWGPRFPGMDLALEEQPLAAVCALQWRACVQAARRDLALLDSGRSVTVQYEDFVVDPVRWLGIITEFLGESVSQRRLEEIATTVSTSSVGRWKSELSSEDVRHIKSIV